The genome window TTAGTGCCAAGTTCTTAACCATTTCACAGAAGAGAAATATCAGAAGACAAGCTTACCTGGATGAAGTGTCTCAAAGGAATGATTCAGTTTTCTTTGCGACTATTGGAGCTTTTGTAATTCTTCCACCTTTTATAATATTAGGTATTGCAATAATAACTGGTTATGTACAGCTTTTTCCATGACATATATGACTTTAGATTACTATAGTGAAATTACAATTTCTTGCACTAAATTCGGAGTTGTGATGCTCTAACTAATCAGCGACTTTCAAATTcttttcttgtaaaaaaaataaaagatgatctATTATAGATTTTTAAGCTTTTATCTGTCAAGTGAGTCCATTGCACTGGGTGTCAAGGCATTGGCTTAAGTTGTTTAAAAGGAATTCTTCAAAGATGTCGATCAAGTTAATTAAAGAGATATTATTGTTGCATCCTTATTAACAGCTCAGACATGATTTCTTTCTTACATAGCATTTATACTGACAGAATCACAGCACAAGATCAAATAGGGTATTACTTCTGCAAATTAAGAGCGACCTTTATTCCCATAATTTAGTAAGTAGCTATTGAACAGAAATACTCATTTTACTGTTTTTGAGCAAGATTTCATTTTTCTCTGAGGTCAGATTAAACTGACATTTGCATCATTTACCACAAGTAGGTATAAAAAAAGAGTtgtcttccttttcttcctgTAGGTTTCCTGTAAgaaagttaaatatatatatatatatatatatatatatatatataaaataatgaaatcatCTTTAGGTGCCAAGCAACTTTTGCAGCAATAACCATAACCCCATCCCCATGTACTAGATATCCAAAAAGATGAAATTGttgattttgcatttaatagatatttgattttttttcattcaaactAGCACTCATTGGAGTTATTTTCAACAACTTATTATTAACGAAATTTAAAATCATCATCATAGTCTGTAGATAAGAAAAGTTGAAAATCATGTGtacatatttaattaaaatgagtttaataattttaaatgattgTGTATAAAATGAGGGATGAACTCCTTTCAAATGCTGCATAAAACACAATTGAATGTTTTATATCCATGGATGTTGGAATGTTCATTTAATATTCTCCAAAAGTAGGCTTAGAACTGGATtttattttgcatatttattcACAAATATTCAAACTACAGGAATTGAGACTGACCAAATAATTCAGTGGCTTGATGAGGCTATAATGAGCAAACTAGCAAATGCTGACTTAAGTacattgtttttataattttcatatgAGAAGTTTCCTTAGAGCTTAAAATTCTTAacacaaattattatttatccATTAAATGATTATATCGATAATTTTAATAGGAATGGGAGGCTCTCGGTAGCCCCACAATCCACTTTAGTGAGAGTACTGAAATATTGAGATAGGCTTGAATTCAAGGGGTTTGGTTCACTCCAAACAAAATAGTATACTGTTGTGGTATGTGTTGCCTATTTTGTCCtcaaataatttcaatttgaagTTTGATGAAACCAGGAAAAAAAAGACGCTTTCCCAACATTTTAGATTTTGTTACATGAATCCTGTCTCACCAATTTCTTCATTTGGAGCTAGATCTTCcattaattttttcatcattttggtCTAGATGTACTGTTAAACTTCCATTACTCTGGGTTAGATATGCTATTAAATTTCACCATGTGGGGCTAGATATGCTATTAACTATTAAGTCATAGACTATCATACCATCATTGACATCTCAACTCATCTTCTTTTTCAGACCATCCAATGTCCTTCCACTACATCCAACTTTTGACTAAATCTCCCATGTATAATGTTCTCATTCCTCAACTTCATCTACTTTCATTGACTGTCATTAAGATGGAATTATTGAGCTAAATTCGCCTGCACTAGTTctagtttcttaattttttaagcattGTAGCATTCTTACTTTagcttttttcctttgattatcttctaaattttattcaaagcCATTGCTTAGGtgaatttaacaattcaatttGTTAGCAAATTCAATGCTATAATTGATACATAATTTTGCCAAGTTATCATAACAATAGTTCAAACTCCAGACCATGGAAAGCAAAAATGGATTGATTTGGATGATTACAGTGTTCAGATTTATCCCTAGATTTTCACATCACGACTTTTTTGGTCATATAACTACTTTAATGAACCTGGTCTGAGGATCTGCCTCCTACGATGCAAAGctgaaatatttttcttgattttgttgtAGATgatttgtggaaaaatattttaacttgTACTAAAAGTGGTTCTCACTTTTATCTGCCTCCTTTAATTGCGTATTCCTCTCCCAAGGCACTGCTTTAACGTATGGGATATCCAAAAACCGTGTGCCCGTTCTTTGGGTTGGGGGGATCTTGACAATTTGGCTTTGGAAGCCAGCACATATCATATTCATCACGGCAATGTTTTCCATGTCATATGACATATCATATTCATCACGGCAATGTTTTCCATGTCATATGAACGTATTAATAGTTAATAAGAAATACTTccaaacttcaccatcactttCTATCCACTCTAAATGCTTTAATTTGCTctgattttcttatttaaagTGTTCTTCCAAAGTGCTTCTGTTTATGTGATTGACAAAGTATTGTTTTAATTGTTAAAACCATTTGAATTTCAGAGGCTAGGAAGTGAGTGTGCATCATAGTGAcattgaaaagagagagacttagaccatatattttttcaaatgcaGTTAGGAACTCAGGATATTTAGTGCTTTAAAGAATGAGGAGAATAGAAAGAACTTTGAAGCATAACATTATTTGGATCAAGTACTAGTTCAAGATTCtaagctttcttttcttctactGTATCTTCATCTAACCAATCATGGCCTAAGGCATATATTTGTTTGAAGTAGAAATACAGGAGTAGGATTCCATTTTCTGCCAAAACACAACGTCAGGATTATATGAAGGTTTGTTTATCCCAAGGATTATGAGTTTATGACTGCAGCtaatgtaaatattttatttggaagCTCATGGGTTGTCTGCTCTTCATGAAATGATATAACTTCAGGTTGCATCTTCGTACTGTCAGATTTTGCAAATATTTTATCTGTAGCCCAAACAGGATCCCAAAAGTCACAGTCACTACATATCCAATTTGCAAGATCCAAAAAGCCATGTAtgttcagaaaattaaaaacaataaacatcTGTAATTTATATTATAGGAAGTCTCCATCCCAACATTCGATGCTGTATGTGCTCTTTACTAATAAACACCAATCCATTCTATGGGAGAATATCCATAGAGAAAATGAGATGAAAAGGATGAAAAGGATTTACTATTGGTAAAATTAACATTGGCTGATTTTCATCCTCAACAAGTCAGGATCTTCAATTCCTTTTGCTTGTCTCTTGGAGAAATCTCTTGGTCATTAGGCATTATTGGTTCATTGCCCAAAACTACTCCTTGCCTTTGTATATGCAGCCATTTATCTTGAAACAGGTAGAAGAAGGCAAGGAAAGACATCTCAGCAGTGAAAATGATAGTCCAAAACCTTATACCTCTTGATGTCTTTTCATGGTAGGCTTGTAAACCTGTGTATATGTTTAGAACTCCTAGTAAGCATACTGCAGTTCCAAGTAGCCAATGTATAAAAAACCATACACTTCTTCCTTTAGACCCCCTGCAGAGAACAAAAAAGTTGTGGTGAACATGCACAACTGATATACATAACCATGTTGATGTAACAATTTTAAATGGTTATACCTCCGTGGCCTTATAAAACCAACCAGGGCTTGCAACCATATGATACCATATAGGGCTACCCCTATCCTTTGGTGATAATTGTTGAAGGAGTTGTTGAAGTTTTTGATGGACATTACTGCTCCTGCTGTGGCAATAAGTACGGCAAGTATCTGTTAACATAAAATACTTATCAAATCTATGAAGAAAGCAAATGTAGAATTCATTTGGAAAATAATTACATTAATGATGGGTACAATATCTTCACTTGTATGTGTTATTTGTCTACTTTGTGACTTGAGTTTTGGGCCAATGCCATACCTTACATCATAATTGTGTTTTACCCACATGCTCAATTCCAAATAAGATTTGGGAAACGATGGATAAATAATCAACTGGAATATTGTATTCTATGCCTTTTCTTGCTCTTAAAGTATCCATCATATTCTTTAATGACCTTGAGGGAAATTGAAGTTTACTAGCTGTGTATCCGATTGCTAAGAAACTGTGGGTTAGATTAATTATTGCAAATCAGGAATCTTTTTTACTTTAATATACATTTCACCATCATTAGAAGTCATAGAGTAGGGCATCTGCCTAGTAAGCAAAGTTCAAAGCTTTATTGCTATCTGTTTGTCACACTGTAGGGATATTGTTTATCAAGTGAAAGAGGAAGGAAAAAGATTATTAAAACAAACTATCATTGtttaatctaaatttttgggAAAACATGGTGAAGTAacaggagaaaaagaaaaaaacttgccTGCAAAATTGCATGAGTATAGAAAAGAACTTTGAGCTTTCTTCCACATTCCACTCTATTTGACATTCTGATAACAAGTATTCCTACAGGCATCAAGAACCCCATTGAAGCCCAGAGGAGAAATCCATGGAGTGTAATCTCAAACATCAGTTTCGAACTCAGCTGTTAACATAACTAAAAATCAGTTGGCTTCATTAGGAAATCCTTAGGAACAGTGGTATACAAAAGAAATAGACAATATGTTAGAACAAGAAAATGACAGAAGAATTTCCAAGAGATCAGAATGGaaggaataaaagaaaaaccttatCATTGTTGTCTTTCTTGCTTGCATGACTAGTAGTTTTTGAGTGTTCTTGAGACGAGCTGACAAGTGGTAGAACAAGAATAAAAAGACTAGCATGAACGGTGAAAAAAACCAATCTCCGCAGAACTtgcattctttcttttctgaaaAAGATAAGCAATGGCCACTCCTTCAAAGACCCAGAAAGCCTTTTATGCTGTTGAAGCTTCAAAATTGCAGTTTGAGAAAACAAGGTTTAGCACATCACAGTGATGTGAAAAACCGTGACACCAGCGCAAGGACCACAACTACTTGACATCCTAAAAAAAAAGCTACAGCCACTTGATTATCTCTTTCTCACTCATTCTCTATGATAATTATAAGCAAAAGTCCGCTTGAACAATGTGTCTTATGAAAACCAATGGTCTTATTTGAAGGAAGCAAATCAAAAGTCTAAGTTCAAGATACCATGATAGTGTTTTGGTGTAAAGAAAGCCAAAGTGAGAACTTTTAAATAAAGAAGTGTGGGTGCTGCATGGAGGTTGATGGTTCAGGGGTGAAGATTTTTGAGTAAGAGATTAAAGAAAGTGAAGATTTCAACCACATGTGGGGTTCACTTATGACAGCCTTTTTGGGATTATGGAGGATAATGTGGAATTTCAGAGCAAAAAGAATGCCATTTTTCAAAGGAGGGAGACAATACTAGACTATAGAATGGACCTTGGTAGGTTGTAATAGTACGCCCCCCACAGTCTCACTACTGGGTATCCACTATAACAGTATGCTTGAACATAATTGATTTGTTACCATGGTAATGCTAATGCTATAAATATAAGGCAGCATTGAATTCAGTGGAGAAAGACCAGGATTTTGGTTAATACAAGGGGAGAAGAAATTGTAATCTTTGCTTAAAGCAACTCAATGATAGAGCATTCTTAAACAAAAGAGTTGCAACTTgcaaacatcattttttttttttttttaataatttataaatgtatTAAATAAGAGTCCAAAATTGACAAAGATGGGGTGTAAAcccatgttttacaccatctaATAAAAGATTGTCTcatcaattttttacttaaaactcaatacattctaccacacctaataacatcttAACAAACtctcaatttggttggattttcatatgggtattagaattaattgggagtggttgtacttattttttaatatgtgataagatAATGTGATATACTGAGATTAGAGAGggtaaaacttgagttttacaccacatctttatagaatttaatctcattaaaTAAAGTCATGTAAGTACTAAGTAAGTAGTGTGTTATTTATCTATTAATAAGTTGAAAAAAGTTTTGGGGGAATTTTTGTAATTTGGCTAAGTTTTGTTGAgattagaagaaaaaagatgCCATTTTTTGGATGAATGTGATCAAGAAGGTGAGAATTTTACCAAATTCAAACAGATCTGGAGTTAATTTATTGATATGACTTTTACGTAGGTTGGATTTGGGAAAAACAAGAATTGTCACTTCATGTCTTCAAATTAATAATGCCGATTAGAGCTCAAACAAACTACATGCGCATGTTCAAACAAAGTGGTAAAATTCACGTGAACTTAAAGGAATCCAAAATTTCTGATTTCTTATTAGTTAAAACTTATATGGTGCTCTAAATTTCTAGTGGCTTGTAAAGAAACCACATTTGGGTGTTTAATGGGCGACTGACAACTACTTAGGAATAAGGTTATTGCAtcaaattcagccaaaaaaaagaaaaagagagaggttaTTGCATCAAATAATTATGGGGTTGCAGGTTCGGACAGAAAAGAAAGTTTGTTTAATCCAGAATATTTTATGCACTGGCTTGGTTAACCCATTAATCCAAAGCTAACATCTTTCAAAGCAGgaagaaaatgggcaaatgtccatttcaaaaaaaaaatccagcattttgtccaattttccaaactaattaggaaaatgagTCTCTTTTGAAattcgattttctcaaaatcgagttataaaaataaaaaaaattttctgaagccctatagtagcgttttaagaatcctatagtgacattttaaagacttatagtagcgttttgtaactcgatctccatgaagttgagttacatgcaattttttttttttctttttttccctataactcaatttcaaggagctcgagtttcaaaacgccactatatgtccttaaaatatcactataactccttaaaaacgccactatagggattaactcaattttgagaaaatcaagtttcaaaagaagggcatttccctaattagtttggaaaattaggcaaaatgctggattattttttttaaagggcaaaggccaattttttccttcaaagcaGAGAGATCATATTGTACACCTAATTTTCTTTACCAAAAAGTCTCTAACATTAGATCTAGTCTAGTGAACATCATCAAGAGAGGTTTTTGCTTGTCTTTGCTATACATCCTATATCGCTCCTAATAGACCAAAATTTACTCTTAGAGCCTCTTATTGTGTTTTTCTAGGATACCCTTTTAATACTAAGTGTTATAAGGTCTTTTCAATCCCGCTGCTGAGATGCTCAGTTGACTCCTTAACCTTGATAGGAAGATGGCTTATTCAATAATTTGTGCATAAGGGTAAGGAACTTTGGATGAGTCTTCTTTGAAGCTTGAAAGTAAAGAGTCTCATGTATTTGCTTATGGAATTATTGCTTCAAAGAATCATCCTCAAGACTTACAACATTGGCTTCTTGCTTATCAAAGGCTCCGGCTCTtataaaaccaaagaaaaatctaaTGATGGACGGCCAAAATGGGTATTTGCCCCTTTTGCCAAAACTTTCCAGCATAATGCCCATGTTCTGAAATTATCTAGCAAAATGCTTTtgttttaaactcgatttttagaaaatcgagttatgtaaaatcaaacataaaaaaaaaatatatatatatatatatggaactcgatttccatgtaaaatttctcacattactcgattttcatcaaatcgagtttttcattgaaactcaattttctaaaaatcgagtttcaaaacagtgGCATTTTGTTACATCTTTTAGGTGAAaagggcaaatgcccattttggccaatGATGGACAACTTGCATCAATGCTTAAGCTTGTTCCTTGGAGTGTACCTTAACTTAGTAGCATTATCTACTCTATTTTATAAGAAGAACCAAGGTTTAAGTCCCATTCTTTCATTTGTATaactattgaataaaaaaaattataattgtttaAAATGGTGTAACATTTAAAGAGTTACAAACTCACAATAGTTATAACTTTAacctatcttttttttaaaactaactTTAACCTATCTTTAAAACAATTATTtgctttcttaaaaaaaaaaaagttgctaaagtaccttaatataaataaaatttaagctaATTAGGTAAATAGCTCATTTTTGCCCCCCTTTTTTGTGACTAATCACTAATCAATTGGAAATGGGATCTTAGTAAGGATTTGTGAAATCTTAATGGACAAGTCGTTAATATCAAATATAAATGGGAAACCATCATatattgca of Quercus lobata isolate SW786 chromosome 8, ValleyOak3.0 Primary Assembly, whole genome shotgun sequence contains these proteins:
- the LOC115957506 gene encoding cytochrome b561 domain-containing protein At4g18260-like isoform X1; the encoded protein is MQVLRRLVFFTVHASLFILVLPLVSSSQEHSKTTSHASKKDNNDKLSSKLMFEITLHGFLLWASMGFLMPVGILVIRMSNRVECGRKLKVLFYTHAILQILAVLIATAGAVMSIKNFNNSFNNYHQRIGVALYGIIWLQALVGFIRPRRGSKGRSVWFFIHWLLGTAVCLLGVLNIYTGLQAYHEKTSRGIRFWTIIFTAEMSFLAFFYLFQDKWLHIQRQGVVLGNEPIMPNDQEISPRDKQKELKILTC
- the LOC115957506 gene encoding cytochrome b561 domain-containing protein At4g18260-like isoform X2 codes for the protein MFEITLHGFLLWASMGFLMPVGILVIRMSNRVECGRKLKVLFYTHAILQILAVLIATAGAVMSIKNFNNSFNNYHQRIGVALYGIIWLQALVGFIRPRRGSKGRSVWFFIHWLLGTAVCLLGVLNIYTGLQAYHEKTSRGIRFWTIIFTAEMSFLAFFYLFQDKWLHIQRQGVVLGNEPIMPNDQEISPRDKQKELKILTC